The Pseudoxanthomonas sp. SL93 genome segment ACGTCAGCCACGCGAACAACAAGACCCGTCGTCGTTTCCTGCCCAACCTGCACGAGCGCCGTTTCTGGGTCGCCAGCGAGAACCGCTGGATCAAGCTGAAAGTTTCCGCGCATGCACTGCGCACCATCGACAAGAACGGCATCGA includes the following:
- the rpmB gene encoding 50S ribosomal protein L28 produces the protein MSRVCQVSGKRVMTGNNVSHANNKTRRRFLPNLHERRFWVASENRWIKLKVSAHALRTIDKNGIDSVLAELRARGEKI